The Polypterus senegalus isolate Bchr_013 chromosome 10, ASM1683550v1, whole genome shotgun sequence genomic interval agacattttcacagGTGCTTgatgaagattcttatagttatctggctctactaagcaccagaaatgctgagaatgctgttgagactttaactgcacattattctgAAGGTTCACtaatatatcttcttatataatatgctaccgtggctgtctgtttgtctgtcaaggattttaaatcacctgtaactcgcaaaccgtttgacctattgacctgaaatttggtacacatatactgtactatgtgacgtctactatctacTTTTGGGATGACGATTGACCTCCaacgttattcctctttttagttttattttattgtagaattaactctcggcagcggccagcagggtggcacaTGCGCGTGGgcactgttctcattccctaccaccttcaccatcacttcccctacctcttcatatcttaaaacattcttgaggcagattgaagacttaagtgccatcttaagtgaaaaattaaggaaaatgtactaagtaattgcaacacaaacactgacttaatcagtttcaatgtgaaaagatgcagacagaaagaagagaagaagcgggccgctagggtggagaaaagaagagctgctcaggaagcagcaagtgcatcaacctctgagcaaacaaatgctaaacgtacagggaaagagtatgaaaactaggaatgctcaagacaagtgtattcattgcatgttattgtgcagtacaccgttactggtaataaataagatccaatgtctgtctgtatgtacgtctgtccgcttttcacgagagaactacttaacggatttagatctggtttttctatataatttgcttaaacattctggtttattttgcgacttctctcatttcgctatgtttcatagtttgcttgtggtaccaatttatttgcgtgaatccgaggaACACGCAGCAGGTCGGggaaggggccttcctcactcactcgccagcttcggggcgtgttccttaactacGCTTAACTAGTGAAAAAGAGAGCAATTGAACTcaaatttgtttaatatttaaaataaattgttacttgggtcttgatgagtttgagtccggatattcccTTAAGTGTAtcccacattgaaaagatagattggaATTCaaattgtggatcgtgatatgattttttggaaagatcgcccatccctaatttgactaatccaTTATCCATagatccatcctcttccgcttatccgaggtcgggtagcgggggcagcagcttgagcagatacccagacttccctctccccggccatttcttctagctcttctgggggaatcccgaggcgttcccaggccagccgggagacatagtccctccagcgtgtcctgggtcttccccggggcctcctcctggttggacatgcctggaacacctcgccagggaggcgtcagggaggcaccctgatcagatgcccgagcaacctcatctgactcctctggatgcggaggagcagcagctttaCTCAGAGCctctcccagatgactgagcttctcaccctatctttaagggaaagcccagacaccctgcggaggaaactcaattcagccacttgtattcacagtctcattctttcagtcactacccatagctcatgaccatagctgAGGGTAGGAACGAAGATCGACTGGAaaattgagaactttgccttacagctcagctccttttttaccacgacagactgattcagagagagctgaagctcacggcctgatgaagcaaacaggacaacatcatttgcaaaaagcagtgacccaatcctgagtccaccaaaccggacccccacaacaccctggctgcgcctagaaattctttccataaaagttatgaacagaatctgtgacaaagggtacccctggtggagtccaactctcactggaaatgggtttgacttactgccggcaatgcggaccaagctctgacaccgattgtgcagggaccgaacagcccttatcagggggtccggtacccgaTACTCCCGGAgcatcccccacaggattccccgagggacacggtcgaacgccttttcctagttcacaaaacacatgtagactggttgggcaaactcccatgcaccctccaggactctgctaagggtgtagagctggtccactgttccgtgaccaggacgaaaaccacactgttcctcctgaatccgaggttcaactatccgatggaccctcctctccaggacccccgaatagacttttccagggaggctgaagaATGTGATTCCTCTGTATTTGGatcacaccctccggtccccctttcttaaagaggatTGATTGACTAATTGTATtgatttgactaatcaagttttaaaatttatgtaggattcattaaccctttggcgagctacttggaaaggggttgcaagctaccggtagctcgcgagcgatgtgttggagaccccCTGCTCTAGGGTCTCACTGAGGATACTGAAGGAGGTGGCAGCGAGTACAGCGGGCTCCATAGAACTCTTAGAGGGTACCAGCTGAGGTGGCTGGGATGATGCTGAGAACACCGATGCCCTAGCCTTTTCATGTTTACTGAACTACTGTCGAGTGGGAGCAGAGGGAACAAAACGTTCTCTGGAAAAATTTAACTATGGCtgtggttttaaaagttttcattttttattctccaaggcactgtttttaaggattaatttataaaaatatatttatttcaaatgcacaGTGACATTTTGGATTTTCTCTTGTCTGTACTAAACATACACTTTTGCACCTTTTTGCATCATAACTTGTCCTCACTTGCCTTAGTCCATCCTCGGTTATAACTATTGATGACCTAGAAGATGGAAGGTACCAGGCGCCTGGGATATCACAGGCCTATAAAGGTACCTAAAAAGCAGACCAGAACCTTCACCAGCCAGCCCAGAAGAGCTTACTCCATCCCAGCTAGTTCCTAACTGCTGGCTGTGCCTAATAATGGAGAATTTGGCTTGTAAATTTTAGGGAATATTTTAgagtttgaaaaaaacaaaaatgtttcacaagggagagaaactgtaaaaactCTGGCTTGTATGGTGACAATTCAAACAAGgaattgttataaataaatatatatatattggcataaaaaagagaaaaaaattcacCAATGGCTCAAAAGGTGCAAAAATAAGTTGCCCAAAAGGCAACCATAAGGAACAAAGTCCAATAGAACAAACCAATAATTAGAGCAGAAACAGTCAAAAGCAAAAAgatcaaaatcaaagaaaacagaataattaTGAAAACCCCTGTAAACACAATGCATCACTAACTGAGCTCCTTTCATTTGAGCTTCAATAGCCAGAGGATGGTCCTGGGAGTGATGACATCAGGGCATCCCCAGCTCCACCGGGCACCACCATCAGAACACAAGAGATTTAAGTATGGTTAAAGCGACAGTGTGTAATTAGTAAATCATatacaaaattaacagaaataacaaGAAATATAATAACTCcaatataacataaataacagCAGTCAAATTTCACAAGTTCAGGCTAAAGGCAATCACTCCGATTTCAGCCTTAATgatgcctgttcaaatatgtctAACAAGGATCTACTTTTAGTCCCATGCTGGCTGAATTTTAGAGTACTTTCCAAGTTTTATAGCTTATTTCcaactgtaattttaaaaattttgcataGAAAGACGGACTCATGATTGGTCCATTTTACCTCACTGGTGGACTGAAGTCACATTTGAAATTTGGTAGTTATCAGATACTTCTCACatctaaaatgatttaaaactgCTTAATAACTGTTTTTCATTTCCTTGAACACCGTGGGTGTCAATCAGACCTAGGGATTATGTTAGTCAATCAAACGCAAAACTTTTGTTAAGcacaaagtacaatacaataacaatattgGCACCCTTTGTGAATAAAAACAAAGTGGGCTGTGAAAAAATGCCTTTAATTGTTTATGCTATTGATCTTTCATTCAAAATATCAGCAAAAGTATAACCTTCAATtgaattaaaataattgaaagtAAAAAGGAATTTTCATcataaaacaaatctttttctgaaatatatgTGTGCCGCATGGCTAAAGAGGGGCTGCAaaaaggattaaataaaaatttgtgtCTGTGCCATATGTTCTGCATGGGCCTGCTTTATTGCTGGCTTCTTGAGGCATTCCTGCTCCTCTGTCACCAATGAAGTGTGTACATCTCCGTCACCATACATTAATCATAGAACTTTTTGGAGGTggcaataattgtggcacacctatatctctctgttataataaaaaaatcttgagccgagacgtgatcttttcggaagacactttgaagtcccgcgagactacttgcacatcaccccctacttacaaacaatttcttggagacactttaatgtcccgcaagacaaggaagtgaaacaaaaggacagctgctgtacaggcttttaaatgatttacgcacagcacgacatgcagatcacgcagcactgCACAacataactcattcactacagctttcttactggcaaatatcaagaaacaaaaaatgaatgaaattaaaaaaaaacatctcttttaattgtatatccggttaactaaacccgggggatggcgagcgaagcgagcagggggcagagccccctagtttgagaaaaaaatatttgctttttgatTGGAATTTACTTTTACTTACAATTATattacttcaattaaaggttacagttttgttaatattgtaaataaaagattGAGAGGATTAACAAAGAAAGACATTTTTCACAGCCCATTTTTCTTGTATAACCAAGGGTGCCAATATTAGTGGCGGGCACTGCAAGAATCATACCCATGAGATTGAATAGTTGGAAATCAGAAATACTTAAACAACTGCTTTTCCTTCATTTATCTTTAGTTAAAGTTTGGACAGGATACATCTGTTTCTCCATTACCTTAAATAACGTAATGATCAACTCCACGAGTGGTGCAGCAGCATCAACGCAACATAAAATGTGTCTTTGGAGACCAACGTTACACAAGCATGAAAGATCTAatcaaaaaatgcaacaaaaataagataaaatgtaaataaaagatgAATTACCAGGAGTCCAAGAATAGAAATAATTTCTAAACACTTGTAGGTCCTGATTCAGTACATTATTAGGTTAATTAGTTGGTTTGCAATTTCATgcttaatttctgtttttgcttcgCATGTCTTAGTATTCTgtgttggactggcaccctgtctagatggtgttcctgccttgtgcccattgcttcctgggattggctccagctgccctgtggccctgccctggataagtggtgTCACGCATGGACATCATGGCTCATCTAAGGAATGTGTAACAACCCTGGGTCAAGAGGGGCCATGGTTCCTAATCATATCCTCTCCTATTCCTCCCACAGCACCAAGAAGACAGCCAGTAAGGGcacctgactctgccccttctggtctcCCACCTATAAATCATGAAGCCAGCGGAAGGAGGCATCACTCAGTGAACAGAGCACAACACAGGATGGAGCTTCTGCGTGGCTGACCTGCTGTAAAGCAACAAAGAGATGTGACGCCCAGTTCTGGTTACCTGTTATTTGCATTTGTTTCACTTACTCTGCACCATTGGGCGCTTgcttgtgtttttgttatttttgttcagAAGTAAATGGGGATGAGCGGTTAGCACCCTGACATTTATTGTTTGGGACTTGTGATTAGTGTGTTAGGGAGATGGATGGATGCCTTAGTATCCAATATATTTcctcttccattttccctctttaACAGTACATTTGCTTCTGTAGTCCATATTTTGAAtatgtgctttttttattttcctgtttccTTGTGTCTTCATTCCAAACAACCATCTCCTTTCATATTGTTCCATATACAGTACCTTTGTTTTGGTGTGTACTTGTATATTTTGAAAGACTATTTCAAAGGATAACTTTGCCCATTTCGGTTTTGTCTTTGTTGTTTCAAACAATATTGAATGTACAATTACCCCCTATTTTGGCCAGAGACAGTTtgttcaaataacaaaaaaataaccagTTAAGTGTTCAAAATACAATTCTTAaagataaaaaacacaataagatCATTTTTGTCACCTCATTTGTCTATTAAGATAAACATAAGTAAGCATTTCATATAAAATTAACTAGAACTAAACAGTACAATAGAAAAATTGCGGAGAGTGTTCCCAATTCTGAGTCTCAAAATTGCTCAACATGATTGTGTTCCTTTAACCActtactgtaaaacaaaaaaaaaaaaaccccaaaaagtgTTTATTGGAATTGTTtcacaatttattatttaaataatttaacttaatgaaagaaatacatgaaaatatctcAATATACAagttaattgtaatttaattattacatatgcaaGTAATTCATTTTACGCAAGTAGAAGATGAGTCTTATGAAGACTGGAAACATTAATGACACACTTTTAAAGTAACATTAAATTGAGGTCAAGCAAGAGTTATATAGTTTGAATTACTTCTCACCTTCAACCTTCTGAAGCAGCCATGCAGTGCTGCCACCCATAGGGACCACCCAGCACTGCAGCTCCCAAAGGGAGACCTATTTATCTAAACAAGTGAAGTTACGTAGTCTTCTCATTGTGAGTATCATCAAACCATGCTTTGTAGAGATCATCCAAAGTTATATTTGCCTGGAGCACTTGCTTAAGGTTGCACCATTAGGCAGTGGTACCATAATGGCTGAACGAGCCACCTTGTGATTTGCTGTCCAGAACAGCCTCTACTAGGCCTCACTGAATATCATGGAAGTAAGAAGGCACACTAAATCATACAAGGAGGTGATGTTAGTTGATGCTCAGCCAACCTCATCTTTTCTGAGAATGACCATCAGCATTTCATTCTGTGCATGCCGCCTCCTGCCTAACTTATTGTTGCTTTGCTACACTCTGACTAGGCAGATCATTTTTGGTGTTTCACCTTCATCATATTTCTCTGAGTTATTTACTTGCTCTATTTTTGAACCTCTACATCTCACTCAGATATTCCTTGCAAAATGCTGCTGTCTTTGAGATGAGCAATTTTGAGGACGTATGCAAAGGCATCACTCAACCCagctctgttttttatttaactctCACGATGCCTGTGCATTACCAGACAGGCAGTTATGGTATCATCCACAGACTTCTTTAGAGCTAGACAATATGTCAGGGACATTGTTTGGAAGtttctgaaaactttttttgttcCATATTAGAGAAATGTAGATTAGGTGTACTAAAGTCAGAACTGTTACCACTGATTGTGCTGACAATGTAGTTGAGAACAATGCTCTGAGCCTTGGAGGTGTCTATTTTCTTTTCACTGGACATCTGCAGACCAATTTGGTTGACGCTATGTAAGATAAAACTGGACTCCAGCGTCAAACTGGGGGAGCCATTCTTAGTCATGCTATCTTCTAAGTACTGTTTATATAATTCTAGTACCTTCTTCTCAAGGTAACTGTTAAGAACAGAATTTGAAAGGGGCTCCTGAAGTAAGCCGATGCTACAATCAGAACTTAAGAGGTTGTGTTGTTCAGTTTCCTCCAGGATAATATCTTCCTCATCTTTCTTTTTCTCGCTGAGGTGGGGTAATTCTAAAATTAATTCCTCTAGATCTCTCGAATGAAGCAGTGGTCCATGGCCTGTCTCACATTCTGCTAGTCCGGAGCTTTCAGAGCTAATGTTACCAATATGGTCTCCACCAATCTGAAGGTCAGGGTAATTTTTGTAAATACTAGTGCCAGATAAAGAGCGGTAAAGCTCTAGTCCGTCATCATCGCTGTCTTGAGCACAAAGTGGAATAGGCACGGCAACGGATGGTACGTTTTGATGAGAAGAATCACATATCTTTAGAGGAAGTTGGTCATAAGCCTGTTCAGATGATGGGTCTTCTATTCTCTGTGCtaaaagaaagcaaaggaaagacATGTGTAAAAATGATTGACTGTATGTAAGGTTTTAAGAAAACATATCTTTGTGTTATCCTTAACAAATTATGATAGCCAAACAGCCAATACTTCAGGGGGTTGCAGAGTATCTGACTCAAAAAAGCCTGAAAGATCTTGAGGGAAAAACGTTTTAGAGTCCTGAAAactatctgaacattttaatttcaGGACTCTGCAAGCCTTACTACGATTAATGAGAGAAAGCTGAGAAAAGGCAGGCCAAAGACAAAATAATGTCTGAAACATTCATGTGCACTACCTGGCCTTTCCACTGCGACTGTAAATGTGGGTCTAGGTGAAGTTCGCTGGTCTTATGCCCTATTCGGACAGGATTAGTCTTTACACCTGGAGGTGATGTAAAGTCGGAGCTTGCAGTGGCCTGGTACAAACTGGTACTCTGCACTGGTATTTCCCCGTTCCCAGTAGTTAATGTGTGTGTCAGTTCAGGTCACATTATTTCCTATTTCTAAGGACAATACATATATCTGTCCACAACTCCAGTCCTAATCCCACCTGCCTTTCTATATAAATTGTGCCTTCGGACCTCCATGAGGATATAACATGCTGCACCTCCCCACTCCGTGTTATTCAGCCCCTACAATATGGTATACCGGCagttctttttttccactttatgCACTGCCTGAAGTGATCATCACCAGAGAACCTCTGAAATTTAGTCCCTTTCAGTCACTCAGATGTCAGAATTCTACTGGCATGTCCATTCACATAGGACTAGTTTTACCTGGGgttatttttatggatttttttatagaaataaaaatcttcatactttttacagaaatgtgaaCACAAAGTGAAAAGTTATTGACATTAGTGGTTTGGAAAGGACTAAAATTACAGAGTTCCGGCAGTAATATTTACTTTACCCCAtctcctggtgtaaaactaatcccatCTTCTGGCTTCTGACTccctgaggtttttttttctgcaagtaAGAACTTGCAGTCCAGTTCATAGCACTATAACTAACATATTAGACATATATTggattgtcttttaaccaaacctTACATTGTGATTGAGTTTGATCAAATTATTTCAAGAAGGAAGAAACAACAACAGAGTAAGTCTAGCAAAGTGCTGCTAGATTTATTTGAGCACCACAGGGTATGAGGAGATAGTTTCAGCTCAGCTGAGAAGAGATTAAGAGCTGCAAAATGCCTATCACTTTCGAACAGAAATAATCGTGTACAGAGGAGATCAGTTAAATAATTCACACCAAAGTGAAAAGAGAATTTCATCTCAAAGAGAATGTTAGATATGTAGAGAACTCACTCAGACATGGGCAACCAGCAATGAGGTCTGGGTTATCACTGTTATGTTCTTCAATGGGGGTGTTCCACAACAGATAACCACAAATTATTTATCAATGTATCACTTAGATCtcagattttaattaaattgctGTACTAATGTGAGTTATTGgagcatgaaaattaaaattcaaaaaattgtatctaattattattagtattgaattacactatatttttaatattataatgtattaaaaccaaatgcctcatataataaacacttaaaatttttaagcaatgtggactaaagaTGCCACTGGAACTCCTCCAgtattagtttcatagtagatcttTAGATATTaaagatatattattttgttatgGAGAGCTAGGGATTTTTCATGGTTCTCCCCTCCTTATTAAGAATTATTTAGTTTagtttcttattcatttttttttttttttgatatgcaGACCGAAAATGCCTACCTGCCAAAACACAAGGGGAAGAAGATGTTTTACATGCAATTGGGAACATAAAATTCACTTTAAGGAAAAATCCAAAAAACTCCTCAGAAgctgaaaaacattgtttaatgTTGTCCTCACTTAATTAAATATGCTGAACATTTGCTAATATTTTGGATGCTTCAATATCATTGCTTACTTTGCTGTCTAGATGGGTAGGAGAGTTTGGCATCCAGGCATTTTATATCTGACTGAGTTGTAACTTACTGTAATTcaatctttaaaaatcaacaaaaactttaagaaagaaataaaactcaCAATGATGTGGCGTTATTTCCAATTCCTATACATGAAGTAAGCAGTTTTAGAATGGAATTGTGAGACATTTGTGGAACCCACCATGAGATTATAGCAATCAAGACATAAAGTGGAAGGCAGTGCTAAGGATCATTAGAAGATTAGAAAACGTttgatgagaagaggccattcagcccaacagaccTCACCAATCCAATCCACTtgatttctccaaaaaaacatcaaggtgAGTTTTGACATTCCCTAAAGTTCTCCTGTCTACCATaccatttaataatttattccatgtgtctatggctctctgtTATTATCAAGTTTGACCTGATGTGCTTTTCTGCTCGAATATGAAGCATCTCTGAGTGAAGAAGACACAACTACAGGAAGACATGAAACACAAAGCATGTGTGCGCGAGCAGGAAATTTCATTTGCTCatacaaagtcacagaaaactGAATTATAGAGAAGATATTAGCTAGAGGGGCTTTATAATCGTGGTACTAACATTATACCAACACAGTCACCAATGTCAGCAGATGTCAATTTTTCATGATACTTCATCCAAATTATTAGCAGTATTTCATCATCTTAGGCCTAGTCCACATGTATCTGGGTGTTTTCTAAAACGTAGCTTTTTGTATTTGCTCTGGCCTTTCGTCCACACACAAACTGTTTTAGGTCCCTGAAAATGGACCTTTTGAAAAACTTTGTCCAGGATGAAGATGTTTAGAAACTCCATCTTCCCTGTTTATGTGTAGAGTAACTTCAGAGTGTGTGCCAGTATCTTCTTTGCTTGAGGTAAATGGTGGGTGTAGCTAAAGTAGTGCTGGTAAAAACCTTGTTAACAGGattttttacatgtttacatttaaacgTACAATTACTTTATCACTATATGGAGCAGCAGAGACGGCAGAATGCACTTCGGAGGGCACTGCTACATCAAACACTTCAACAACACAGACCCAGGTTTTGGACAAGACCTGGTCAGACCTCTAGATGGTGGGACAACTTAAGAATGAAGTGATTGTTGCTGAAGAGTGGTGAGAGAATTTTTGTTTGTCAAGGACATCATTGTTGTCTTTGAGTAAGTTGCTTTGCGCACACATTAAAGGAAAGACAACTATAATGAGATGGCATGCTTGTGTTGTCAAAAAAGTTGCCTGCACACTG includes:
- the si:dkey-237j10.2 gene encoding TLR adapter interacting with SLC15A4 on the lysosome, giving the protein MLAEGFISMIGYKEGDTTSLKKAGKSTKPKRESWKAKLSHLKFPKKFAEPVQAQRIEDPSSEQAYDQLPLKICDSSHQNVPSVAVPIPLCAQDSDDDGLELYRSLSGTSIYKNYPDLQIGGDHIGNISSESSGLAECETGHGPLLHSRDLEELILELPHLSEKKKDEEDIILEETEQHNLLSSDCSIGLLQEPLSNSVLNSYLEKKVLELYKQYLEDSMTKNGSPSLTLESSFILHSVNQIGLQMSSEKKIDTSKAQSIVLNYIVSTISGNSSDFSTPNLHFSNMEQKKFSETSKQCP